In Thermodesulforhabdus norvegica, a single window of DNA contains:
- the uvrC gene encoding excinuclease ABC subunit UvrC yields the protein MSKRRNIQKTENTSTKEAGKSVINPRLSDTSWFPLSSSNHPPEIPESAGIYIFRDATGRVLYVGKARNLRKRVSSYWNRPVSPKTAAMMAKAKFLEFIATADEYDALIMESQFIKKFRPPYNVVLRDDKNYPSLRIDPSEDFPRLEVVRRVKRDGALYFGPYTSASTLKEAIRTLRKAFPLRICRSGKPPIRSRPCLNHDMGLCSGPCCGLIAREAYRSIVNELIQFLTGKADRVRLELELRMKEAAEQLDFERAALYRDRLKAVEAITQKQYVVGRSTVDLDVLGIWNEDASFHVTVVFVRQGIITGQKNLDISNAQGTTEEIIGSFIRQYYTGTSFIPDEIIVPVNLDDRDSLESFLGNLRGKKVNIGRAVKGYRKELLELAQKNAREHALAKLKTLEHRQSALSKLTELFGLSKLPRLIACVDISTLFGRHTVGGIVVFRDGLPDPSLYRAYDLDNTSLQGDPAMMAYTLKRFREEEPLIFGSLDLLVLDGGKGQLSAVLDLIKTFPEASPPVIALAKEKTGDSRNERLLLEKVYVPGLSEPISLEKEPEVLRLLQLLRDEAHKFALTNYRKKHRSFLTHSVLDSIPGIGPKRKALLLRHFGDVNLIRDAELDDLLTVPGLPTSLARRIYDFFHSLSR from the coding sequence ATGTCCAAAAGAAGGAATATTCAAAAGACCGAGAATACCTCTACGAAGGAGGCAGGAAAGTCAGTTATCAATCCTCGATTAAGTGATACTTCCTGGTTTCCCTTAAGCAGTTCAAACCATCCGCCGGAAATACCCGAAAGTGCCGGAATTTATATCTTCCGTGACGCTACAGGCAGGGTGCTTTACGTGGGCAAGGCACGGAACCTGAGAAAAAGAGTATCGTCATACTGGAACCGGCCTGTTTCCCCAAAAACGGCGGCCATGATGGCCAAGGCTAAATTCCTAGAATTCATTGCAACTGCCGATGAGTACGATGCGTTAATTATGGAATCTCAATTTATCAAGAAGTTCCGGCCGCCCTACAATGTAGTACTCCGGGACGATAAAAATTATCCTTCACTCCGGATTGATCCGTCAGAAGACTTCCCTAGACTGGAGGTGGTGCGAAGGGTAAAAAGAGACGGAGCCTTGTATTTCGGCCCCTATACATCTGCGTCCACCCTCAAAGAAGCCATCAGGACGCTCAGAAAAGCCTTTCCGCTTCGAATCTGCCGCAGCGGGAAGCCCCCGATCAGAAGCAGACCCTGTCTGAACCACGACATGGGCCTTTGCAGTGGACCCTGCTGCGGACTGATCGCCAGAGAGGCTTACAGGAGCATAGTAAATGAATTGATACAGTTTCTCACCGGCAAAGCCGACCGGGTAAGGCTGGAGCTTGAGCTGAGAATGAAGGAGGCGGCGGAGCAACTGGACTTTGAAAGGGCGGCTCTTTACAGAGACCGCCTTAAGGCTGTTGAAGCAATCACGCAGAAGCAATACGTTGTGGGAAGAAGTACAGTCGATTTAGATGTATTGGGCATCTGGAACGAAGATGCAAGTTTTCATGTGACTGTGGTTTTCGTCAGACAGGGAATCATTACCGGCCAGAAAAATCTGGACATCAGTAATGCTCAGGGAACGACGGAAGAAATTATCGGATCTTTTATCCGTCAGTACTACACGGGAACTTCCTTCATTCCTGACGAAATCATCGTGCCCGTGAATCTTGACGACAGAGATTCCCTTGAGTCCTTTTTAGGCAACCTGCGGGGTAAAAAGGTTAACATCGGTCGGGCTGTTAAGGGCTACCGGAAAGAGCTTCTTGAGCTTGCACAAAAAAACGCCAGAGAGCATGCCCTGGCAAAGTTAAAAACCCTCGAGCACCGGCAGAGCGCTCTCAGTAAGCTTACGGAACTTTTTGGGCTTTCGAAGTTACCGCGTCTTATTGCCTGCGTTGATATATCAACACTGTTCGGACGACATACGGTGGGCGGGATCGTGGTATTTCGGGACGGTCTTCCCGACCCGTCACTCTACAGGGCCTATGATCTGGACAACACGAGCCTGCAGGGAGATCCCGCCATGATGGCGTACACTTTAAAACGTTTTCGTGAAGAAGAACCCCTGATATTCGGCTCTCTCGATTTGCTGGTCCTGGACGGAGGCAAAGGACAATTGAGTGCTGTTCTGGACCTGATAAAAACCTTCCCGGAAGCTTCACCACCGGTTATTGCCCTTGCGAAGGAAAAAACCGGGGATTCCAGAAACGAAAGGCTCCTGCTGGAAAAGGTTTACGTACCGGGCCTGAGCGAACCTATATCACTTGAAAAAGAACCCGAAGTGCTCAGACTGCTTCAGCTTCTTCGCGACGAAGCTCATAAATTTGCCTTGACCAATTATCGAAAAAAGCATCGATCCTTTCTTACCCACTCCGTCCTCGACTCCATACCCGGAATCGGCCCGAAACGTAAAGCCCTGCTTCTCCGTCATTTCGGAGATGTCAATTTAATCCGTGATGCGGAGCTTGATGACCTTCTGACCGTTCCGGGCCTACCGACTTCATTGGCCAGGAGGATTTATGATTTCTTTCATTCCTTGAGCCGATAA
- a CDS encoding SoxR reducing system RseC family protein, whose protein sequence is MIRERAVVEKIFGERAVIRVKRTEACAGCVARGMCHALGTQTEDMEVEAINEAGASPGDVVMVSVPSGTLMKSTMVVYIIPIASLIIGLFSGIKLASAFELKNPSLWGFAGSLGMMALAFLFARWFDRRASKSTEFVPRIVEVVERCKERNPSRDQK, encoded by the coding sequence ATGATACGAGAAAGAGCGGTCGTCGAAAAAATATTCGGCGAACGAGCCGTAATAAGAGTAAAAAGGACTGAAGCCTGCGCAGGCTGTGTAGCCCGTGGGATGTGTCATGCCCTGGGAACACAAACCGAGGACATGGAGGTTGAAGCTATAAACGAAGCGGGAGCTTCCCCCGGCGACGTTGTAATGGTTTCAGTTCCTTCAGGGACTCTTATGAAAAGCACAATGGTCGTCTATATCATTCCCATAGCCTCCCTGATAATAGGTCTTTTCTCAGGAATAAAGCTGGCATCGGCCTTTGAGCTAAAGAATCCATCTCTCTGGGGATTTGCAGGATCGCTCGGAATGATGGCTTTGGCTTTTCTGTTTGCGCGATGGTTTGATAGAAGAGCTTCGAAAAGCACGGAATTCGTGCCCCGTATCGTGGAGGTGGTAGAGCGGTGTAAGGAGAGAAATCCG
- a CDS encoding diadenylate cyclase, whose amino-acid sequence MLSGIIRWQDILDILINSYILFRIYILFHETNAFRVIIGIAILWIAQKVAVGLGLIITSWVLQAIIAVAAIIIIVVFRNELRTVLQVHNLRTFLWGSPLRVQETPSEIIARAAIQMGKKRIGALMVFPGREDITELVHGGIPWNGKVSQEMLLSIFWPDNPVHDGAAIIEGDTVKEVGVLLPLSQRSDLPTFYGTRHRAALGLSERSDALVVVVSEERGRVSVAKKGNIQAVPDVETLKQELDQQAKPGKPVETRKERTRERLKSIIAAVVSLAVITSIWFGFTRSRDVIMAVDVPIEFTGRPADLEILDARPSQVRLHVSGASALMRSLKPQQISVQVSLAKATEGVNALPITQENVYLPPGITLSRIEPHFVEVVLDRIITKKVDVQIDWVGHLDSSLTMLSARVMPKTVTIVGGKSILNSIDTVYTAPVRLDDIKESGTITVPLVLAPASLKLAPGSPERVKIEYTVIPRPSVKETEATQNSGNNDALQGVEAR is encoded by the coding sequence ATGCTTTCAGGCATTATCAGATGGCAGGACATACTGGACATACTGATAAATAGCTACATCCTTTTCAGGATATACATACTCTTTCACGAAACAAATGCTTTCCGGGTAATCATAGGCATTGCCATTTTATGGATTGCCCAGAAGGTCGCCGTAGGGCTTGGCTTAATCATAACCAGTTGGGTCCTTCAGGCGATAATAGCGGTTGCTGCAATTATAATAATCGTCGTATTCCGTAACGAGTTACGAACGGTTCTTCAGGTGCATAACCTGAGAACCTTTCTGTGGGGAAGCCCTCTGAGGGTTCAGGAAACACCTTCGGAGATAATCGCCAGAGCGGCTATTCAGATGGGCAAGAAAAGGATCGGTGCTCTCATGGTTTTCCCCGGAAGGGAAGACATTACCGAACTGGTGCACGGTGGAATTCCCTGGAACGGTAAGGTATCTCAGGAAATGCTTCTGAGCATATTCTGGCCGGATAACCCCGTACACGATGGCGCTGCCATAATTGAGGGTGACACAGTGAAAGAAGTAGGGGTGCTCCTGCCTCTTTCCCAGCGCTCCGATCTTCCCACATTCTACGGAACGAGACACAGAGCTGCACTGGGACTCTCAGAAAGAAGTGACGCCTTGGTAGTAGTGGTATCGGAAGAAAGAGGCCGCGTGTCGGTAGCCAAAAAAGGAAACATACAGGCCGTGCCAGACGTAGAAACGTTGAAACAGGAACTGGATCAACAGGCAAAGCCCGGAAAGCCCGTCGAAACCCGGAAAGAAAGGACCAGAGAGCGTTTGAAATCGATCATCGCCGCAGTGGTCTCCCTGGCCGTCATTACATCGATATGGTTTGGCTTTACCCGAAGTCGCGACGTTATAATGGCCGTTGATGTGCCTATTGAGTTTACCGGTCGCCCTGCCGATCTGGAAATCCTGGATGCCAGACCATCTCAGGTCCGCCTGCATGTCAGCGGTGCCAGTGCACTTATGAGATCACTTAAGCCACAACAGATATCCGTCCAGGTCAGCCTTGCTAAAGCGACGGAAGGCGTTAATGCACTTCCCATAACGCAGGAGAATGTTTACCTTCCGCCGGGAATAACCCTGAGCCGCATTGAGCCGCATTTTGTAGAGGTCGTACTGGACAGGATTATAACCAAAAAGGTGGATGTTCAGATAGACTGGGTAGGTCATCTGGATAGTTCCCTGACCATGCTTTCGGCAAGGGTGATGCCGAAAACGGTCACAATAGTTGGGGGGAAAAGCATCCTGAACTCTATAGACACCGTTTATACTGCTCCCGTTCGCCTGGATGACATCAAAGAGTCCGGAACCATTACGGTTCCTCTGGTTCTTGCACCGGCATCACTAAAGCTTGCACCGGGCTCACCAGAGCGTGTTAAAATTGAATATACCGTGATACCCAGGCCTTCGGTAAAAGAAACCGAGGCAACTCAGAACTCGGGTAATAACGACGCCCTGCAGGGAGTTGAAGCAAGATGA
- a CDS encoding DUF2914 domain-containing protein: protein MVWGKTLNLLTVAIMALVITLINAVRLSAQDGTMPNTRPQLVEALMCEGVKDYACVGPSIVFSVEKREVFCYTRFENVSGALTVYHRWRHRDELSTQIRLRVRKTNPVAYSSIQLREADKGPWQVEVVGEDGFVYEVLRFSITD, encoded by the coding sequence ATGGTTTGGGGAAAAACGCTGAACCTGTTGACCGTTGCGATCATGGCCTTAGTTATTACCCTCATAAACGCCGTTAGGCTATCTGCCCAGGATGGTACCATGCCCAACACGCGGCCTCAACTCGTGGAAGCTTTGATGTGTGAAGGAGTCAAAGACTATGCCTGTGTGGGGCCATCGATAGTTTTTTCCGTCGAGAAGCGAGAAGTTTTTTGTTATACTCGATTTGAAAATGTTTCAGGGGCTCTTACCGTATATCATCGATGGCGACATAGAGACGAATTGAGTACGCAGATCAGGCTCAGGGTCAGAAAGACTAACCCGGTTGCCTACAGCTCCATACAGCTCAGGGAAGCCGACAAGGGACCCTGGCAGGTTGAGGTAGTGGGAGAAGACGGTTTCGTTTACGAAGTATTGCGTTTTAGCATCACGGATTGA
- a CDS encoding DMT family transporter, with protein sequence MNGNGSAFLALLLAMILWGSSFVAMKIAVLAYPPFVVVFGRLLVASAFFYLILSRIKPRRLPREHLKLMLLMSAFEPCLYFICESYALKYTSASLASLIVSTMPLMVGIAAAFFLGEHISLLTIAGFITAISGVVVLTLAGNPDLHSPNPILGNTLEFLAMIMGTGYTLIVRLLSRDYHPFFMAAVQSFAGSLFFLPLALWQAHTHELRWDPYATGAVVFLGIMVSVIAYGCYNYGVAKTSAARAAAFINLIPVVSVVMGWALLGETLNSTQIFGALLVIAGIMMSQGCREERPERAVGISVIDETSD encoded by the coding sequence GTGAACGGAAACGGCTCTGCCTTCCTGGCACTCCTTCTTGCCATGATACTCTGGGGAAGCTCCTTTGTCGCCATGAAAATCGCCGTTCTCGCTTACCCGCCTTTTGTTGTCGTTTTCGGCAGGCTTCTTGTGGCTTCGGCCTTTTTCTATCTGATCCTATCAAGAATAAAACCCAGGCGTCTGCCCCGGGAACACCTTAAGCTTATGCTGCTCATGAGCGCCTTCGAGCCCTGTCTGTATTTCATTTGCGAAAGCTATGCCCTGAAGTACACATCGGCCAGCCTCGCATCTCTCATTGTTTCTACCATGCCCCTGATGGTCGGAATAGCCGCCGCCTTCTTTCTGGGTGAACATATCTCCCTTTTAACAATTGCCGGTTTTATTACGGCAATCTCCGGTGTGGTCGTTCTTACATTAGCAGGCAACCCTGACCTTCACAGTCCCAATCCCATTCTGGGAAACACGCTGGAGTTTCTGGCCATGATAATGGGAACGGGCTACACACTCATCGTGCGCCTTCTGAGTCGTGACTATCACCCTTTTTTCATGGCGGCAGTGCAATCCTTTGCGGGTTCTCTGTTTTTTCTACCACTTGCCCTGTGGCAGGCACATACCCACGAACTACGGTGGGACCCTTACGCTACAGGGGCCGTTGTCTTTCTGGGAATAATGGTTAGTGTTATTGCCTACGGTTGTTATAATTATGGAGTTGCAAAAACTTCTGCGGCAAGAGCCGCCGCTTTCATAAACCTTATACCTGTCGTCTCGGTCGTTATGGGATGGGCTTTGCTGGGAGAAACCCTTAATTCGACTCAGATTTTCGGTGCCCTGCTGGTTATTGCCGGAATTATGATGAGCCAGGGTTGTCGTGAAGAAAGGCCCGAAAGAGCCGTCGGCATTTCGGTAATAGACGAAACCTCCGATTAG